Proteins found in one Amycolatopsis umgeniensis genomic segment:
- a CDS encoding FMN-binding negative transcriptional regulator: MLIHPWDAAHDDAEWRAWLSDHDFGQLIAGGAGRDLPVVNPVHFVYDGDRTVLLHLARPNPVWPLLEEHPRALLAVTDDHTYIRSGWNTPADPPHGVPTSYYASVQLECDVRLVDDAAEKAALLDRQLAHFEPSGDRVAVSATEAPDKRLLPGIRGVALTVTGVRAKFKFGGNKQPADRSRIDAELERRDGPGDGRARAQLARRGAHGSRS; this comes from the coding sequence ATGCTGATTCACCCGTGGGACGCCGCCCACGACGACGCCGAATGGCGGGCCTGGCTCTCCGACCACGACTTCGGCCAGCTCATCGCCGGCGGAGCGGGCCGCGACCTGCCGGTCGTCAACCCGGTGCACTTCGTTTACGACGGCGACCGGACGGTCCTGCTGCACCTCGCGCGCCCCAACCCGGTGTGGCCGCTGCTGGAGGAACACCCGCGGGCGCTGCTCGCGGTGACCGACGACCACACCTACATCCGATCCGGCTGGAACACCCCCGCCGACCCACCGCACGGCGTCCCGACGTCGTACTACGCGTCGGTGCAGCTCGAATGCGACGTCCGGCTGGTCGATGACGCCGCGGAGAAGGCCGCGCTCCTGGACCGGCAGCTCGCGCACTTCGAGCCTTCCGGGGACCGTGTCGCCGTGAGCGCCACCGAGGCGCCGGACAAACGGCTGCTCCCCGGTATCCGCGGCGTCGCGCTGACCGTGACGGGTGTGCGGGCGAAGTTCAAGTTCGGTGGGAACAAGCAGCCGGCGGACCGGTCGCGGATCGACGCGGAACTGGAGCGGCGCGACGGCCCGGGAGACGGGCGGGCGCGGGCGCAGCTGGCGCGGCGGGGAGCTCACGGCTCTCGCTCGTGA